Proteins co-encoded in one Kribbella solani genomic window:
- a CDS encoding ABC transporter ATP-binding protein → MRRQIIEPLLEIEKLSTHFETADGLVKAVDDVTLRVEPGKTLCIVGESGCGKSVTARSILRLVDPPGRIVAGRINFRSREAEEAVDLAALDPRGPELRRIRGKEIGMVFQEPMVALSPVHTIGQQLVEVLRLHEQLGKKEARERAIAELRGVGIPNPEQRIDAYSFQLSGGMRQRAMIAMALACRPQLLIADEPTTALDVTTQAQILRLLRKLQEERGMAILFITHDLGVVAELADRVAVMYLGNVVEECDVDSLFHDPRHPYTRALLRSVPRIERRARRRLPTIRGQVPHPQQRPSGCPYRTRCDHVVLGECDVDNPDLVSDGEREVRCVHYPTADSIRAGHELEHEEVAADAG, encoded by the coding sequence ATGAGGAGGCAGATCATCGAGCCGCTGCTGGAGATCGAGAAGCTCAGTACGCACTTCGAAACCGCCGACGGTCTGGTCAAGGCGGTCGACGACGTGACTCTGCGGGTCGAACCGGGGAAGACGCTGTGCATCGTCGGCGAATCCGGCTGTGGCAAGAGCGTCACCGCCCGCTCGATCCTCCGGCTGGTCGACCCACCCGGCCGAATCGTTGCCGGCCGCATCAACTTCCGCTCCCGCGAAGCTGAAGAAGCTGTTGATCTTGCCGCGCTGGATCCGCGCGGGCCGGAGTTGCGGCGGATCCGGGGCAAAGAGATCGGGATGGTGTTCCAGGAGCCGATGGTGGCGCTCAGCCCGGTGCACACGATCGGGCAGCAGCTGGTCGAGGTGCTCCGGCTGCACGAGCAGCTGGGCAAGAAGGAGGCCCGCGAACGCGCCATCGCCGAGCTGCGCGGTGTTGGGATCCCAAACCCCGAGCAGCGCATCGACGCGTACTCCTTCCAGCTCTCCGGCGGGATGCGGCAGCGCGCGATGATCGCGATGGCGCTTGCTTGCCGCCCGCAACTACTGATCGCGGACGAACCGACCACCGCCCTCGACGTCACCACCCAGGCCCAGATCCTGCGACTGCTGCGCAAGCTGCAGGAGGAGCGCGGGATGGCGATCCTGTTCATCACCCACGACCTCGGCGTGGTCGCCGAGCTGGCCGACCGGGTCGCGGTGATGTACCTCGGCAACGTGGTCGAGGAGTGCGACGTCGACTCCTTGTTCCACGATCCACGGCACCCGTACACGCGGGCGCTGCTGCGCTCCGTACCGCGGATCGAACGGCGGGCCCGGCGTCGATTGCCGACAATCCGCGGGCAGGTTCCGCATCCGCAGCAGCGGCCGAGCGGTTGCCCGTACCGGACGCGCTGCGATCACGTCGTCCTCGGCGAGTGTGATGTCGACAATCCTGACCTGGTCAGCGACGGGGAGCGCGAGGTCCGCTGCGTGCACTACCCGACCGCGGACAGCATCCGGGCCGGGCACGAACTGGAGCACGAGGAGGTGGCCGCCGATGCCGGCTGA